The genomic interval TGAAACCGGGGGTGAAAAGATGCTTGCACAGGCAGATTTAGTCATCACTGGAGAAGGACGCATTGATGCACAGACCCTCAGCGGGAAAGCTCCTACTGGAATCGCCAAACGGGCACGTGCGAAAGGAATTCCAGTACTGGCGGTTTGTGGGCAGAGCCTATTGGGTCCAGCAATCTCAAATGAGCTATTTGAAGACATCTACAGCTTTACCGATTTCGAATCTGACATCAATGAATGCATTCGAAACCCGCTCCCAATTTTGGAAGGTATCGGTTTTAACATCGCCAAACATCATCTGAGTTAGCGATATTTCAGCAAACCGATGCTATTCGATGAGCCAGACAGCGCTCTGATCTTTCATCCGAGAGATCAGAGCGCTGTCTTATTCCTAAGAAATGGCCTGCAGCGGGGAGTACTCCCCGCTTTTGCGGTACTTCAATTTTGCCTGCTTTACGGTGAAGTTCATCAGCTACAAAGCACATGCCAGCTAGCTGAAAAGGAAACCACTCCCCTCCTCGGAAAGTAGGAACCATGTCTTCATTCACACGTCGTCTCAATATCACTGCGGTAACCGTTGCAATAGCCGCTACT from Corynebacterium glutamicum ATCC 13032 carries:
- a CDS encoding glycerate kinase, whose protein sequence is MFEQALGLTTLAQTAGAGAAGGLGFMAMALLSAGMRSGVDMILNETGGEKMLAQADLVITGEGRIDAQTLSGKAPTGIAKRARAKGIPVLAVCGQSLLGPAISNELFEDIYSFTDFESDINECIRNPLPILEGIGFNIAKHHLS